CCCATTAGGGAAGAAGATCATCGAGTGCTGTCGCGAAGGTGGCTCGGTGACCGATTACCAGGACCTACTCGGGGAGCCTGTCCTTTCGAAAGCTTGAGTAGCCGCACCCATCGATCCCCGGCCGCCAATGGGTGGACGGGGAAGCGGTGGATGAAAAGGGTTTTCTAAGGAACTTTCCCCGGTTCGTGGAACCGAGGCCATGAACTTTGGAAGCCCAGGAGCTCAGTTCCAGGGTGGTGAGCGTGGATCGAACTTTGGCGCTATTCGAAGGGAACTTCGGCCGCCCGGGGATGACACCAACTTTTCTGGGCCATGATGTCAAAAGACTTTAGCTACTCTCTATTTCTCCAGAGGGCAGGGTCGATTGCCTTTTGCATCGAGGCAGCGTCGATGATTTTGCTTCCGAGGAATGTTTGCACCCGAGTACAGGCTTCCATCGGATTCTCGATGAAGGAGTGATAGTTGATTTCCAATAACTCCGTGCGAGTGTCTTTTTGGAGAGTGAGTTTGCGGATCGTTTCAAGACATCGGTCTCTATGCTCTCCCAGTTCCGAAGCACTGATCTCCTTTGTTGGGGTATCAGGATCCGGGCTCTGGGACGCCAACATCTTGTTTTGAGAGACCAGCACCTCATTGAGCGGCCGATCCATCCAAATGATTCTGTAGTTCAGGTTAAGTGGAAGATGAGTGATCTCTGTAGACACTACTTTCACCGCCGCTCCAGCTGCTCCTCGAATAACGTCAGGTTCTTGATGGAGTCTTCTCACTTCCGACCATTCATAGTAGCCCTTAGGATTGTGTTCGTCTGCCGGTCGAAGGGGGTCGGTCTTTAAAGGTATGCCTCCGGCTCCCAAAATTTGCATGAGCATGGAGGTTCCAGACCTGGGGAGGCCGGAGACAATGATAATGGGATCGGCCCCGCTCAGGCGAAAATCCTTATCAAACTTCTCGATCATTTTGGAGGATGCGCGACTCTCGTCTCGATCTGTAATCCATTTTTGACGGCGCATTTTCGATTCCTCGCGTATACGGTTGATTTTTTCCGACCGATCTTTGCGAAGGCGATCCTGGGGGGATTCGGGATTGGAAAAATCGAGGTTGGGTTCGGTGAAGGGAATAAAATGGCCCTCCGAGGCGAGTCGCTCTCGTTCTACACTACTCCAGTTGATCTTGGCGTTGAGGAAATGAGGATTAATCTCGAGGGCCGTCTTGAATGCTTTGCTGGCTTCCTCGGAATTCTCGGTCTCGTTCAATACTTGTCCGAAAGTAAACCATCCATTCGCATCTCCTGGATGCTGTTCTACGAAGTCACGAATTAGGGGTGTGGCTTCCTCGAACTTCCCTTGGCGCAGAAGACTCCGGCAGAGGCCGAGCCTGAAACTTGCGTCAACATTCCCTTCAACGAGTTGGCGAAAGAGTTTCTCTGCCTCTTCGAACCGTTTCGCTTTCAGTAAAGTCAGCCCCTCAAGAGCTCGGACCCTCTTTGGGTCTCCTCCAAGTCTTTCTGCATTTCGAAGGTGTGAAAAAGCGCTCCTGTAGTCGCCGAGATTACCGTAAATTTCGCCGAGGAGTAGGCTTATGCCGGGGTCGTCGCAATCAGAGTCCTCGATGCACTCAATGGATTGCCGAGCTTCCTCTTTTAATCCGAGGGCGATTTGGCACTGGGCTAAGGGCGACGCGATGTGAATCTCCTCTGGACTGAGAAAAAACGCTTCTTCAAGAGTAGGGAGTGCTTCTTCGTATCGATGATCGTCAAGGAGGGCTAACCCGAGACTCCACGCGTTCTCGCGGCGAGTAAGTTCCGTAGGCGAAGCAAATGGATTGTCGCGAAGCTCAAGGTAACCGAGAGCCGCAAATTGATCCAGAAGTGCTGAAGAATCCTCAGCTTGGGGATGGTGCGTTTGGAATGACTCGAGGGTTGGACCACGGTTTTCCCAGCTTTCGACAGTGGTAGGTTCGATTGATGTTACTTGGAAGGCGTCCAGTAAAACTCGACCCTCCATGTCGCTGCCTACGGGTAGGTCAAACAAGTGGAGAATCGTAGGGGTTATATCATACAGCCGAGCACCGTGCACTCTTGCCCCAGCTCGAAAGCCCGGACCTGCCATGGCAACCAGGCCTTCCGGGCGGTGCCATGCGGCTAATCCCGCGGTGATCTTTGGCGTGTGTGTCGGCCGCTCTGAACCAGAGAGGAAACCATGGTCGCTCAGCACCAAACAGTTCACGTCTGGCGTGGCATAACTTATCAAATCCGCTAGGAGGAGATCCTGCAAACGGTAAGCCTGTTCGACGACTTTGGAATATAGGTTGAAGTCACGAGCTGAAACATCTGGACGTCGCGGTCCTCCATAAATCATGAACTCGTGAGAGACTAGATCGAGGAAATGGTAATATACGGCAAGAAAGTCCGTATCGGGATCATCCTGTAGAGTCGCAACCGCCGCGTTGTGGATGGAGTATAATTCGCTGAGAAGCTCGAGTAGTTTGTCGGGGCGTTTATCTCTTCTAAGGTCGATCTCTTTGATCCGAGGGATGAAAAATCCCAGAAGCTGAAGATCGACCTTTTCAGGAGTCACCCTAAGTTTGGCAAGGCGAGGGATTGCGTCGGCCGGAGCAACGCTTCCCGTAGGCACCTGCTGC
This window of the Verrucomicrobiota bacterium genome carries:
- a CDS encoding alkaline phosphatase family protein yields the protein MPNPKLLMVGWDAADWSIADPLIDEGKLPQLAQIVKNGTSGAIRSIPPFISPVLWTSIATGKSPAEHGIAGFTEYNPKTRKVQATGSHSRKVKALWNILSQSGFKTSILGWFASHPAEAISGTCVAETFAKLRVGDDPQQVPTGSVAPADAIPRLAKLRVTPEKVDLQLLGFFIPRIKEIDLRRDKRPDKLLELLSELYSIHNAAVATLQDDPDTDFLAVYYHFLDLVSHEFMIYGGPRRPDVSARDFNLYSKVVEQAYRLQDLLLADLISYATPDVNCLVLSDHGFLSGSERPTHTPKITAGLAAWHRPEGLVAMAGPGFRAGARVHGARLYDITPTILHLFDLPVGSDMEGRVLLDAFQVTSIEPTTVESWENRGPTLESFQTHHPQAEDSSALLDQFAALGYLELRDNPFASPTELTRRENAWSLGLALLDDHRYEEALPTLEEAFFLSPEEIHIASPLAQCQIALGLKEEARQSIECIEDSDCDDPGISLLLGEIYGNLGDYRSAFSHLRNAERLGGDPKRVRALEGLTLLKAKRFEEAEKLFRQLVEGNVDASFRLGLCRSLLRQGKFEEATPLIRDFVEQHPGDANGWFTFGQVLNETENSEEASKAFKTALEINPHFLNAKINWSSVERERLASEGHFIPFTEPNLDFSNPESPQDRLRKDRSEKINRIREESKMRRQKWITDRDESRASSKMIEKFDKDFRLSGADPIIIVSGLPRSGTSMLMQILGAGGIPLKTDPLRPADEHNPKGYYEWSEVRRLHQEPDVIRGAAGAAVKVVSTEITHLPLNLNYRIIWMDRPLNEVLVSQNKMLASQSPDPDTPTKEISASELGEHRDRCLETIRKLTLQKDTRTELLEINYHSFIENPMEACTRVQTFLGSKIIDAASMQKAIDPALWRNRE